The following are from one region of the Haloactinomyces albus genome:
- a CDS encoding inositol monophosphatase family protein: MTVSPSQPAPAVELGLVSRALEVAGRLANEAADVITATAGRGTQSDITPPDRDESPFDWVTDTGRTLERHTRRVLADEFPGIPVFGEEFDSAGKVGVPVQPSAGTRFRWAVDPVDGTANYVAGMPWCAYSLAMLDEHGPVVGVVADPYRARIYAAARDRGMRANGSPVRLTDDKEARAGIVCTEFTKTGPWRGTDRFIANAAADHVSVRVLGSPALAITQVALGHAMAAVLHSYEEWDVAGALALALEAGATVLDSTGAPSRLPRGGLLVAVPGAAQRALDWWQRARQEEISHGRVEQ; encoded by the coding sequence ATGACGGTCTCTCCCTCCCAGCCCGCCCCAGCCGTGGAGCTCGGACTCGTCTCCCGCGCACTCGAGGTCGCGGGGCGACTTGCCAACGAAGCCGCCGACGTCATCACCGCGACAGCGGGCCGAGGGACGCAGTCGGACATCACTCCACCGGATCGCGACGAGTCACCCTTCGACTGGGTCACCGACACCGGACGCACCCTCGAACGGCACACCCGCCGCGTCCTGGCCGACGAGTTTCCCGGTATACCGGTCTTCGGCGAGGAATTCGATTCCGCGGGCAAGGTCGGTGTGCCCGTACAACCCTCGGCAGGCACCCGATTCCGCTGGGCCGTCGACCCCGTGGACGGGACCGCCAACTACGTCGCGGGCATGCCGTGGTGTGCCTACAGCCTGGCGATGCTCGACGAGCACGGACCCGTCGTGGGAGTGGTTGCCGATCCCTACCGCGCCAGGATTTACGCGGCCGCGCGCGATCGCGGGATGCGTGCCAACGGCAGTCCCGTGCGTCTGACCGACGACAAGGAGGCGCGTGCGGGCATCGTGTGCACCGAGTTCACCAAAACCGGACCGTGGCGGGGAACGGACCGGTTCATCGCCAACGCCGCCGCCGACCACGTCAGCGTACGTGTGCTCGGCTCACCGGCGCTGGCGATCACCCAGGTTGCGCTCGGGCATGCCATGGCCGCCGTGCTGCACTCCTACGAGGAATGGGACGTAGCGGGTGCCCTGGCACTGGCGCTCGAAGCCGGAGCGACCGTGCTGGACAGCACCGGAGCGCCCAGCAGGCTGCCCCGCGGCGGCCTCCTCGTGGCTGTGCCCGGGGCCGCGCAGCGCGCCCTCGACTGGTGGCAACGTGCCCGTCAGGAGGAGATCTCACACGGGCGTGTCGAGCAGTGA
- a CDS encoding demethylmenaquinone methyltransferase, producing the protein MARAGLDREPREVAAMFDDVARRYDLTNTVLSFGQDRRWREVTRRALDPQPGERILDLAAGTGVSTAEFARSGAECVAADFSLGMLSAGRHRGLPMVAADALSLPFADESFDAVAILFGLRNLAGTVAGLREMARVVRPGGRLVVCEFSTPTWRPFRTIYMNYVMRALPPIARSVSSNPEAYVYLAESIRAWPDQRALAAKIAEAGWSGVAWRDLTGGAVAVHHATKPTS; encoded by the coding sequence GTGGCACGTGCAGGTTTGGACAGGGAGCCCCGCGAAGTCGCCGCGATGTTCGACGATGTCGCGCGGCGCTACGACCTGACCAACACCGTGCTCTCGTTCGGTCAGGATCGCCGGTGGCGGGAGGTCACCCGCCGTGCGCTGGATCCGCAGCCGGGAGAGCGCATTCTCGACCTCGCCGCCGGTACCGGCGTGTCGACGGCGGAGTTCGCCCGCTCCGGCGCCGAGTGCGTGGCGGCGGACTTCTCGCTGGGGATGCTCTCGGCCGGGCGGCACCGTGGTTTGCCGATGGTCGCCGCCGACGCCCTGAGCCTGCCCTTCGCCGACGAGTCCTTCGATGCCGTGGCGATCCTGTTCGGACTGCGCAACCTGGCCGGGACCGTTGCGGGGCTGCGCGAGATGGCCCGTGTCGTACGGCCGGGCGGACGCCTGGTCGTCTGTGAGTTCTCCACGCCGACGTGGCGCCCGTTCCGCACGATCTACATGAATTACGTGATGCGGGCCCTGCCCCCGATCGCGCGCAGCGTGTCGTCCAACCCGGAGGCCTACGTCTACCTCGCGGAGTCCATCCGTGCCTGGCCCGACCAGCGCGCTCTCGCCGCCAAGATCGCCGAGGCCGGGTGGAGCGGTGTCGCCTGGCGTGACCTCACCGGGGGTGCCGTGGCCGTGCACCACGCCACCAAGCCCACGAGTTGA
- a CDS encoding geranylgeranyl reductase family protein — MTSPTSRRRAEDDAEVIVVGAGPAGATAAAYLARAGLDVLVLEKSTFPREKVCGDGITPRGVKQLIDLGVDTRQEAGWLHNRGLRVVGGGVTLELDWPSLADFPPYGLVRPRHDFDDLLARHAEHAGARIVQHTSVTGALRDDRTGRITGVQAKSGPERAPVTYHAPLVVACDGVSARLAVSMGVDKRDDRPMGVAVRRYYDSPRTSDDYLESHLELWDRSNPDEPKLLPGYGWLFGMGDGTVNAGLGILSTSGAYGKTDYRALLRAWLDGTPQEWGFREENATGKVGGAALPMGFNRTPHYRDGLLLVGDAGGMVNPFNGEGIAYAMESARLAAECVVHAQARPEGVSREQALARYPKAVSEALGGYFRLGNVFSKVIGHPTVMRMATKHGLPRVTLMRFVLKLLANLHDGKGGDAADRVISATTRLTPGA, encoded by the coding sequence ATGACAAGCCCCACCAGCCGACGCCGTGCCGAGGACGACGCCGAGGTGATCGTGGTCGGAGCGGGTCCGGCCGGAGCGACCGCGGCGGCCTACCTGGCGCGTGCCGGTCTGGATGTCCTGGTGTTGGAAAAGAGCACCTTCCCCCGCGAGAAAGTCTGCGGTGACGGCATTACGCCGCGCGGGGTCAAGCAGCTCATCGATCTGGGAGTCGACACCAGGCAGGAAGCCGGATGGCTGCACAACCGAGGACTGCGGGTCGTCGGTGGCGGTGTGACGCTGGAACTGGACTGGCCGAGCCTCGCGGACTTCCCGCCCTACGGCCTGGTGCGCCCGCGGCACGACTTCGACGACCTGCTCGCCCGCCATGCCGAGCACGCGGGTGCGCGCATCGTGCAGCACACCTCGGTGACCGGTGCCCTGCGCGACGATCGCACCGGCCGGATCACCGGTGTGCAGGCGAAGTCCGGCCCGGAACGGGCCCCGGTGACCTACCACGCGCCCCTGGTCGTGGCCTGCGACGGAGTGTCGGCGCGGCTGGCGGTGTCGATGGGCGTCGACAAGCGCGACGACCGCCCGATGGGAGTGGCCGTGCGCCGCTATTACGACAGCCCGCGCACCTCCGACGACTATCTCGAATCGCATCTGGAGCTGTGGGATCGATCCAACCCGGACGAGCCGAAGCTGCTGCCGGGCTACGGCTGGCTTTTCGGGATGGGTGACGGAACCGTGAACGCCGGGCTGGGCATCCTGTCGACATCGGGAGCCTATGGCAAGACCGACTATCGCGCGTTGCTGCGGGCGTGGTTGGACGGCACTCCCCAGGAGTGGGGATTCCGCGAGGAGAACGCGACCGGCAAGGTCGGCGGTGCGGCCCTGCCGATGGGCTTCAACCGGACGCCGCACTACCGCGACGGCCTGTTGCTGGTCGGCGATGCGGGCGGAATGGTCAACCCGTTCAACGGCGAGGGCATCGCCTACGCGATGGAGTCGGCCCGGTTGGCCGCGGAGTGTGTGGTGCACGCACAGGCGCGTCCCGAGGGAGTGTCCCGGGAACAGGCGCTGGCCCGCTACCCGAAGGCGGTGTCCGAGGCGCTCGGTGGCTACTTCCGGCTGGGCAACGTTTTCAGCAAGGTGATCGGTCATCCCACGGTGATGCGCATGGCCACCAAGCACGGACTGCCGAGGGTCACCCTGATGCGTTTCGTGTTGAAGCTGCTGGCGAATCTCCACGACGGCAAAGGGGGTGATGCCGCGGATCGTGTGATTAGTGCCACTACTCGGCTCACGCCTGGCGCATGA
- a CDS encoding NADH-quinone oxidoreductase subunit A, with protein sequence MLDPYIPLVLMFALALGFAVFSVAIAPLVGPRRYNKAKLDAYECGIEPSPQPVVGGGRMPVAYYLTAMMFILFDIEMVFLFPYAVSADSLGMWGVAAVVLFIVTFGLADLYLWLRGGLDWN encoded by the coding sequence ATGCTGGATCCCTACATCCCGCTGGTGCTGATGTTCGCGTTGGCACTGGGATTCGCCGTGTTCTCCGTGGCGATTGCGCCGCTTGTCGGCCCGCGCCGCTACAACAAGGCCAAACTCGACGCCTACGAGTGCGGCATCGAACCGTCGCCGCAGCCCGTCGTCGGAGGTGGCCGGATGCCGGTCGCCTACTACCTGACGGCGATGATGTTCATCCTGTTCGACATCGAGATGGTCTTCCTCTTTCCGTACGCGGTCTCCGCCGACTCCCTCGGGATGTGGGGCGTGGCCGCAGTCGTGTTGTTCATCGTCACGTTCGGACTCGCCGATCTCTATCTGTGGCTTCGTGGCGGTCTGGACTGGAACTAG
- a CDS encoding NuoB/complex I 20 kDa subunit family protein yields MGLEESLPNGILLANVEKLVNWTRKTSMWPATFGLACCAIEMMTIGGSRYDVARFGMERFSATPRQADLMIVAGRVTNKMAPVLRQIYDQMPEPRWVLAMGVCASTGGMFNNYAVVQGVDHVVPVDMYLPGCPPRPEMLLDAILKLHAKVMDEPINAKRAELQAERGDRTELEASSRKYAPKSAAKRRMAERQQDTQRREMGAEGELGASGIESLPPGGRSADDRSAEQENRNELGAGR; encoded by the coding sequence ATGGGGCTGGAAGAGAGCCTGCCCAACGGCATCCTGTTGGCCAACGTGGAAAAGCTCGTCAACTGGACCCGAAAGACCTCGATGTGGCCGGCAACTTTCGGATTGGCCTGCTGCGCGATCGAGATGATGACCATAGGCGGTTCGCGCTACGACGTTGCGCGGTTCGGGATGGAGCGTTTCTCCGCCACCCCGCGCCAAGCCGACCTGATGATCGTGGCCGGGCGTGTGACCAACAAGATGGCGCCGGTGCTGCGCCAGATTTACGACCAGATGCCCGAGCCGCGCTGGGTGCTGGCGATGGGGGTGTGTGCCTCCACCGGCGGCATGTTCAACAACTACGCGGTGGTGCAGGGCGTGGACCACGTGGTCCCGGTCGACATGTACTTGCCCGGCTGCCCGCCCCGGCCGGAGATGCTGCTCGACGCGATCCTCAAGCTGCACGCCAAGGTCATGGACGAGCCGATCAATGCCAAACGCGCCGAGCTCCAGGCAGAGCGCGGCGATCGCACCGAGCTCGAGGCGTCCTCGCGGAAATACGCACCGAAGAGCGCTGCCAAACGCAGGATGGCCGAGCGGCAGCAGGACACGCAGCGCCGGGAGATGGGCGCGGAAGGCGAGTTGGGTGCCTCCGGAATCGAGAGCCTTCCTCCGGGGGGCCGGTCGGCGGATGACCGGTCGGCGGAGCAGGAAAACCGGAACGAACTGGGTGCGGGTAGGTGA
- a CDS encoding NADH-quinone oxidoreductase subunit C codes for MADDDSTRKRTDPAPGEEWSSAERPGDGLEPASEGEGAQAQQRGPVVAGRSRRGMFGVSGSGDTSGYGGLRLPAYVPPASERPYGGWFDEVADNLFPALQERGIPPEAVQQVTVDRGEITFYVDRQHLVETCRTLRDDPALRFELCSSVSGVDYGPDVPQRLHSVYHLTSLTYRRRIRVEVAADWPNEAGEPPRVPSVVEVFPTADFQEREAWDMFGIVYDGHPALTRILMPDDWDGHPQRKDYPLGGIPVEYKGAEIPPPDQRRAYT; via the coding sequence ATGGCCGATGACGACTCCACACGCAAGCGGACCGATCCCGCTCCGGGCGAGGAGTGGTCCAGTGCCGAGCGGCCCGGTGACGGGCTCGAACCCGCATCCGAGGGCGAGGGAGCGCAGGCGCAGCAGCGTGGCCCGGTGGTGGCGGGGCGTTCCCGCCGTGGCATGTTCGGTGTCAGCGGCAGTGGCGACACGTCCGGCTACGGTGGGCTTCGATTGCCCGCCTACGTTCCCCCGGCCTCCGAACGGCCCTACGGTGGGTGGTTCGACGAGGTGGCCGACAACCTCTTTCCGGCATTGCAGGAAAGGGGAATCCCACCCGAAGCCGTGCAGCAGGTCACTGTGGACAGAGGTGAGATCACCTTCTACGTCGATCGGCAGCATCTGGTGGAGACCTGCCGGACGCTGCGGGACGATCCGGCGCTGCGGTTCGAACTGTGCAGTTCGGTGTCCGGTGTGGACTACGGACCCGACGTACCGCAACGGCTGCATTCCGTCTACCACCTCACGTCACTGACCTACCGTCGCCGCATCCGGGTCGAAGTGGCGGCGGACTGGCCGAACGAAGCGGGCGAGCCACCCCGCGTGCCATCCGTCGTGGAGGTGTTCCCGACCGCGGACTTCCAGGAGCGGGAAGCGTGGGACATGTTCGGCATCGTCTACGACGGGCATCCGGCACTGACGCGCATCCTGATGCCGGACGACTGGGACGGGCATCCGCAGCGCAAGGACTATCCCCTCGGCGGTATTCCGGTGGAGTACAAGGGCGCCGAGATTCCGCCACCCGACCAGCGCCGGGCATACACGTGA
- a CDS encoding NADH-quinone oxidoreductase subunit D — protein MSTEPLTGSTADARTQQGDDPFAASSRETTEGRVYTVTGGDWDEFIDETEGEERVVINLGPQHPSTHGVLRLVLELEGETVTKARSVIGYLHTGIEKNTEYRTWTQGVTFVTRMDYLAPLYNEAAYCLGVEKLLRVEAPERAQTIRVLLMELNRISSHLVFLATGAMELGSTTGMTFGFRDREEVLHLLEFLTGLRMNHAFIRPGGVAQDLPEGYREKILEFCKVMDQRLPDYDKLFSGQPIWKQRLQNVGYLPLDACLALGATGPLLRSAGLEWDLRKVEPYCGYEQFDFEVPTSTDADCFSRFLIRVEEIRQSLRIVRQCLDKLEPGPVMVDDPKIAWPAKLTIGPDGMGNSLEHVRKIMGQSMESLIHHFKLVTEGFDVPPGQVYSPVEAPRGELGYHVVSDGGTRPMRVHVRDPSFVNLQAFPAMAEGGLVADVIAAVASLDPVMGGVDR, from the coding sequence ATGAGTACCGAACCACTGACCGGTTCCACCGCCGATGCGCGGACACAGCAGGGCGACGACCCGTTCGCGGCCTCGTCCAGGGAAACCACCGAGGGGCGGGTCTACACCGTCACCGGCGGTGACTGGGACGAGTTCATCGACGAGACCGAGGGCGAGGAACGCGTCGTCATCAACCTCGGCCCGCAGCATCCCTCGACACACGGGGTGCTGCGGCTGGTCCTGGAACTCGAGGGTGAAACGGTCACCAAGGCCCGCTCGGTGATCGGCTACCTGCACACCGGTATCGAGAAGAACACCGAATACCGCACCTGGACCCAGGGCGTCACGTTCGTGACGCGCATGGACTACCTCGCCCCGCTGTACAACGAGGCCGCCTACTGCCTCGGCGTGGAGAAGCTGCTGCGGGTGGAGGCGCCGGAGCGTGCGCAGACGATCCGGGTGCTGCTGATGGAGCTCAACCGGATCTCCTCGCACCTGGTGTTCCTGGCGACCGGTGCGATGGAGCTCGGCTCCACCACGGGGATGACCTTCGGTTTCCGCGACCGCGAGGAAGTGTTGCACCTGCTGGAGTTCCTCACCGGGCTGCGGATGAACCACGCGTTCATCCGGCCGGGCGGGGTGGCCCAGGACCTGCCGGAGGGGTACCGGGAGAAGATCCTGGAGTTCTGCAAGGTGATGGACCAGCGGTTGCCGGACTACGACAAGTTGTTCTCCGGCCAGCCGATCTGGAAGCAGCGGTTGCAGAACGTCGGCTACCTGCCGCTCGACGCCTGCCTGGCCCTGGGGGCGACCGGGCCGCTGCTGCGCTCGGCAGGCCTGGAGTGGGACCTGCGCAAGGTCGAGCCGTACTGCGGCTACGAGCAGTTCGACTTCGAGGTGCCCACGAGCACCGATGCGGACTGCTTCTCGCGGTTTTTGATCCGGGTGGAGGAGATCCGCCAGTCGCTGCGGATCGTGCGCCAGTGCCTGGACAAGCTGGAGCCGGGGCCGGTGATGGTGGACGACCCGAAGATCGCGTGGCCTGCGAAGCTGACCATCGGACCGGACGGCATGGGCAACTCGCTGGAGCACGTCCGCAAGATCATGGGTCAGTCGATGGAGTCGCTGATCCATCACTTCAAATTGGTCACCGAGGGTTTCGACGTGCCGCCGGGGCAGGTGTACTCGCCGGTCGAGGCCCCGCGCGGCGAACTCGGCTATCACGTGGTCTCCGACGGCGGGACCCGGCCGATGCGCGTGCACGTACGTGATCCCAGTTTCGTGAACCTGCAGGCTTTTCCGGCAATGGCCGAGGGCGGCCTGGTGGCGGACGTGATCGCGGCCGTCGCCTCGCTCGACCCGGTCATGGGTGGGGTGGATCGCTGA
- the nuoE gene encoding NADH-quinone oxidoreductase subunit NuoE produces the protein MTEQFDFTTTSESVTHPRVDTSVFGEDVRADAKRIIDRYPESRSALLPLLHLVQSVQGHVTTEGMEFCAEQLALSTAEVSAVATFYTMYKRKPCGQHLVSVCTNTLCAALGGDAIYRELGEHLGVGHEGTAGTPGEQGSITLEHAECLAACDLAPVLQVNYEYYDKQTPQAALELVKALQRGEKPAPSRGAPLTDFRDAERQLAGFFDGPGADESVAGSSAAPETLQGAKVAHENGWTAPAMPDDAELPPLPEKK, from the coding sequence ATGACCGAACAGTTCGACTTCACGACAACATCCGAGTCGGTGACGCACCCCCGCGTGGACACGTCGGTGTTCGGCGAGGACGTGCGTGCCGACGCGAAACGGATCATCGACCGCTATCCGGAGTCCCGGTCGGCGCTGTTGCCGCTGCTGCACCTGGTCCAGTCGGTGCAGGGGCACGTCACCACCGAGGGCATGGAGTTCTGCGCCGAGCAGTTGGCACTGTCCACAGCAGAGGTCAGTGCGGTCGCGACCTTCTACACGATGTACAAGCGCAAGCCCTGCGGGCAGCACCTGGTGAGTGTGTGCACGAACACGCTGTGCGCCGCACTCGGCGGGGACGCGATCTACCGGGAGCTGGGCGAACACCTCGGCGTCGGCCACGAGGGCACCGCCGGAACCCCGGGTGAGCAGGGCTCGATCACGCTGGAGCACGCCGAGTGCCTCGCCGCCTGCGACCTCGCTCCGGTGTTGCAGGTCAACTACGAGTACTACGACAAGCAGACGCCGCAGGCAGCGCTGGAGCTGGTGAAGGCGCTGCAGCGCGGGGAGAAACCCGCACCGAGCCGGGGCGCGCCGCTGACCGACTTCCGCGACGCCGAGCGTCAGCTCGCCGGATTCTTCGACGGTCCCGGTGCCGACGAGTCCGTCGCCGGGTCCTCGGCGGCGCCGGAGACGCTGCAGGGCGCCAAAGTCGCCCACGAGAACGGCTGGACGGCCCCGGCGATGCCGGACGACGCCGAACTTCCACCGCTACCGGAAAAGAAGTGA
- the nuoF gene encoding NADH-quinone oxidoreductase subunit NuoF has product MTEANARPGSPNSSTTEPPTTAPLTPVLTRRWLSPESWTLSTYEQLEGYTALRTALRADPDQLIELVKSAGLRGRGGAGFPAGVKWGFMPKEPSKPHYLVINADEGEPGTCKDVPLMMADPHSLIEGCIIASYAMRANHCMIYVRGEALHCVRRLQHAVREAYGAGYLGKNVLDSGFDLDIVVHAGAGAYICGEETALLDSLEGKRGQPRLKPPFPAQAGLYACPTTVNNVETIASVPYIVNGGSDWFRTMGREKSPGPKIYSISGHVENPGQYEAPLGTTLRELLELAGGMKDGIPLKFWTPGGSSTPLFTAEHLDVPLDFEGATEAGSMLGTTALMIFNETVSVPWAVMKWTQFYEHESCGKCTPCREGCFWLAQVLERMVDGHGTEEDIDTLLDVCDNVLGRSFCALGDGAVSPITSGIKYFREEFLALCERNEGAEATQDEDRNRSQAGDPALAGAVR; this is encoded by the coding sequence ATGACGGAAGCGAACGCCCGTCCGGGGTCTCCGAACTCGTCGACGACGGAGCCCCCGACAACAGCTCCACTGACGCCGGTGCTGACCCGGCGCTGGTTGTCGCCGGAGTCCTGGACGCTGTCGACCTATGAACAGCTCGAGGGTTACACGGCACTGCGCACGGCATTGCGGGCGGACCCCGATCAGCTCATCGAACTGGTCAAGTCCGCGGGCCTGCGGGGGCGCGGTGGGGCAGGCTTCCCCGCGGGCGTGAAGTGGGGCTTCATGCCGAAGGAGCCGTCCAAGCCGCACTACCTGGTCATCAACGCCGATGAGGGCGAGCCGGGCACGTGCAAGGACGTGCCGCTGATGATGGCCGACCCGCACTCGCTGATCGAAGGTTGCATCATCGCGAGCTACGCGATGCGGGCCAACCACTGCATGATCTACGTGCGCGGCGAGGCACTGCACTGTGTGCGGCGCCTGCAGCACGCGGTGCGCGAGGCCTATGGTGCCGGATACCTGGGCAAGAACGTCCTCGACTCCGGTTTCGACCTCGACATCGTGGTGCACGCCGGGGCCGGTGCCTACATCTGTGGCGAGGAGACCGCGCTGCTGGACTCGCTGGAGGGCAAGCGCGGCCAGCCGCGACTGAAGCCGCCGTTCCCGGCCCAGGCCGGGCTGTACGCCTGCCCGACCACGGTCAACAACGTCGAGACGATCGCGTCGGTGCCCTACATCGTCAACGGTGGCTCGGACTGGTTCCGCACGATGGGCAGGGAGAAGTCGCCGGGACCGAAGATCTACTCGATCTCCGGGCACGTGGAAAACCCCGGTCAGTACGAGGCTCCGCTGGGGACGACGCTGCGCGAGTTGCTGGAACTCGCGGGAGGCATGAAAGACGGCATCCCGCTGAAGTTCTGGACTCCCGGCGGGTCGTCGACGCCGCTGTTCACCGCGGAGCATCTGGATGTACCGCTCGACTTCGAGGGGGCCACCGAGGCCGGGTCGATGCTGGGCACCACGGCACTGATGATCTTCAACGAGACGGTGTCGGTGCCGTGGGCGGTGATGAAGTGGACACAGTTCTACGAGCACGAGTCCTGCGGCAAGTGCACCCCGTGCCGGGAGGGCTGTTTCTGGCTGGCCCAGGTGCTGGAGCGGATGGTCGACGGCCACGGCACCGAAGAGGACATAGACACCCTGCTCGACGTCTGCGACAACGTCCTCGGCCGCTCGTTCTGCGCGCTCGGCGACGGGGCCGTCAGCCCGATCACCAGCGGCATCAAGTACTTCCGCGAGGAATTCCTCGCCCTGTGTGAGCGAAACGAGGGCGCGGAGGCAACACAGGACGAGGACCGGAACAGGTCCCAGGCAGGCGATCCCGCACTGGCAGGAGCGGTCCGATGA